From Epinephelus lanceolatus isolate andai-2023 chromosome 5, ASM4190304v1, whole genome shotgun sequence, the proteins below share one genomic window:
- the LOC117262869 gene encoding proton myo-inositol cotransporter-like isoform X1: MIRDQQANFLYFKEEDTSCCSAPQQALYSQDEFSLKHMSSSMGSRRHKVVDDGEQSLIGPPSSSTAGDLRDQQDASTPGFVYVLAFFSALGGFLFGYDTGVVSGAMLLLKKEMNLSALWQELLVSSTVGAAALSAFSGGSLNGWLGRKICILLASFIFSVGGIILSVAPDKVVLLVGRITVGVGIGIASMTVPVYIAEVSPPHRRGQLVTINNLFITGGQFIASVIDGAFSYLRHNGWRYMLGLSVVPAVLQFVGFFFLPESPRWLLQKGRSQEARQVLTRIRGGRSVDEEFDTIRTTIEDEEKEAGAGGLVILRILSHGPTRRALIVGCGLQMFQQLSGINTVMYYSATIVQMAGVRDDKQAIWLAAATSATNFVFTLVGFWLVERVGRRKLTLGSLLGTGLSLALLAVGFLLSAQHSPPITLHPADPQNSTCRLYGSCESCMLDPNCGFCYRENGTRVSDSSCVPANQESTDHATWGRCSNQTEGGDSAIWAYNYCPTSYSWVVLMGLILYLAFFAPGMGTMPWTVNSEIYPLWARSTGNACSSGVNWIFNVLVSLTFLHVAQFLTYYGAFFMYTGLVVLALLFVLGCLPETQGLQLEDVDNLFTGPLCSCGASSSNNSSHVHYIRQGLEMSPAQYGATGSDSAIAYITVSTVSRC; encoded by the exons ATGATCCGGGACCAGCAGGCAAACTTCCTTTATTTTAAAGAAGAGGACACCAGCTGCTGCAGTGCTCCACAACAAGCTTTATACAG CCAGGATGAGTTCAGCCTGAAGCACATGAGCAGCTCTATGGGCAGCAGGAGGCACAAGGTGGTGGATGATGGAGAGCAGAGTCTCATCGGGCCTCCATCTTCTTCCACTGCTGGGGATCTCCGGGACCAACAAGATGCCTCCACGCCGGGCTTCGTCTACGTGTTGGCGTTCTTCTCGGCCCTGGGAGGGTTCCTGTTCGGGTATGACACCGGGGTGGTGTCCGGGGCCATGCTGCTCCTGAAGAAGGAGATGAACCTGAGCGCTCTGTggcaggagctgctggtgtccAGCACCGTGGGAGCTGCGGCTCTGTCTGCCTTCAGTGGAGGGTCTCTGAACGGGTGGCTGGGGAGAAAGATCTGCATCCTGCTGGCCAGTTTCATCTTCAGTGTTGGGGGCATCATCCTGAGTGTGGCCCCGGACAAGGTGGTTCTGCTTGTGGGCAGGATCACAGTCGGTGTGGGCATAG gTATTGCCTCCATGACAGTTCCTGTGTACATCGCTGAAGTGTCCCCGCCTCACCGGAGAGGTCAGCTGGTCACGATCAACAACCTCTTCATCACTGGTGGCCAGTTCATAGCCAGTGTGATCGATGGAGCTTTCAGCTACCTGAGACACAATGGCTGGAG GTACATGCTGGGTTTGTCTGTCGTCCCAGCAGTGCTGCAGTTCGTTGGCTTCTTCTTCCTGCCTGAGAGCCCCCGCTGGCTTCTCCAAAAGGGCCGCAGCCAAGAGGCCCGGCAAGTTCTCACCCGGATCAGAGGAGGCCGGAGCGTCGACGAGGAGTTCGACACCATCAGAACCACTATCGAGGACGAGGAGAAAGAGGCGGGTGCAG GTGGACTTGTTATCCTGCGGATCCTCAGCCACGGTCCGACTCGCAGGGCTCTCATCGTCGGCTGCGGCCTCCAGATGTTTCAGCAGCTGTCGGGGATAAACACTGTCAT GTACTACAGTGCGACCATAGTGCAGATGGCGGGGGTGCGGGATGATAAACAGGCAATCTGGTTGGCTGCTGCGACTTCTGCCACCAACTTTGTGTTCACCTTGGTCGGGTTCTGGCTGGTGGAGAGAGTGGGCCGCAGGAAGCTGACCCTGGGCAGCCTCTTAG GTACTGGTCTCAGTCTGGCTCTGTTGGCAGTCGGGTTCCTGCTGTCTGCTCAACATTCTCCACCCATCACCCTCCACCCAGCTGACCCTCAAAACTCAACCTGCAGATTATACGG gtCCTGTGAATCCTGCATGTTGGATCCAAACTGTGGATTTTGTTATCGTGAAAACGGCACCAGAGTGTCCGACTCCTCCTGTGTTCCTGCCAATCAAGAGTCCACAGATCACGCCACCTGGGGAAG GTGTTCCAACCAGACAGAGGGAGGTGACAGTGCGATCTGGGCCTACAACTACTGTCCAACGTCCTACTCCTGGGTCGTCCTGATGGGTCTCATCCTTTACCTTGCATTCTTTGCTCCAG gtATGGGCACCATGCCTTGGACGGTGAACTCAGAGATCTACCCACTGTGGGCCCGCAGCACCGGCAACGCCTGTTCATCCGGGGTCAACTGGATCTTCAACGTCCTGGTGTCTCTGACCTTCCTGCACGTCGCTCAGTTTCTCACCTATTACG GAGCGTTCTTCATGTACACCGGCCTGGTGGTGTTGGCTCTGCTCTTCGTCCTCGGCTGCCTCCCAGAGACCCAGGGCCTGCAGCTGGAGGACGTCGATAACCTGTTCACCGGTCCGCTGTGCTCCTGTGGAGCCTCCTCgtccaacaacagcagccacGTCCACTACATCCGG CAAGGTTTGGAAATGAGCCCAGCACAGTATGGAGCGACGGGGTCAGACAGTGCCATAGCCTATATAACTGTAAGTACAGTGTCCAGGTGCTGA
- the LOC117262869 gene encoding proton myo-inositol cotransporter-like isoform X2: MIRDQQANFLYFKEEDTSCCSAPQQALYSQDEFSLKHMSSSMGSRRHKVVDDGEQSLIGPPSSSTAGDLRDQQDASTPGFVYVLAFFSALGGFLFGYDTGVVSGAMLLLKKEMNLSALWQELLVSSTVGAAALSAFSGGSLNGWLGRKICILLASFIFSVGGIILSVAPDKVVLLVGRITVGVGIGIASMTVPVYIAEVSPPHRRGQLVTINNLFITGGQFIASVIDGAFSYLRHNGWRYMLGLSVVPAVLQFVGFFFLPESPRWLLQKGRSQEARQVLTRIRGGRSVDEEFDTIRTTIEDEEKEAGAGGLVILRILSHGPTRRALIVGCGLQMFQQLSGINTVMYYSATIVQMAGVRDDKQAIWLAAATSATNFVFTLVGFWLVERVGRRKLTLGSLLGTGLSLALLAVGFLLSAQHSPPITLHPADPQNSTCRLYGSCESCMLDPNCGFCYRENGTRVSDSSCVPANQESTDHATWGRCSNQTEGGDSAIWAYNYCPTSYSWVVLMGLILYLAFFAPGMGTMPWTVNSEIYPLWARSTGNACSSGVNWIFNVLVSLTFLHVAQFLTYYGAFFMYTGLVVLALLFVLGCLPETQGLQLEDVDNLFTGPLCSCGASSSNNSSHVHYIRQGLEMSPAQYGATGSDSAIAYITLK, translated from the exons ATGATCCGGGACCAGCAGGCAAACTTCCTTTATTTTAAAGAAGAGGACACCAGCTGCTGCAGTGCTCCACAACAAGCTTTATACAG CCAGGATGAGTTCAGCCTGAAGCACATGAGCAGCTCTATGGGCAGCAGGAGGCACAAGGTGGTGGATGATGGAGAGCAGAGTCTCATCGGGCCTCCATCTTCTTCCACTGCTGGGGATCTCCGGGACCAACAAGATGCCTCCACGCCGGGCTTCGTCTACGTGTTGGCGTTCTTCTCGGCCCTGGGAGGGTTCCTGTTCGGGTATGACACCGGGGTGGTGTCCGGGGCCATGCTGCTCCTGAAGAAGGAGATGAACCTGAGCGCTCTGTggcaggagctgctggtgtccAGCACCGTGGGAGCTGCGGCTCTGTCTGCCTTCAGTGGAGGGTCTCTGAACGGGTGGCTGGGGAGAAAGATCTGCATCCTGCTGGCCAGTTTCATCTTCAGTGTTGGGGGCATCATCCTGAGTGTGGCCCCGGACAAGGTGGTTCTGCTTGTGGGCAGGATCACAGTCGGTGTGGGCATAG gTATTGCCTCCATGACAGTTCCTGTGTACATCGCTGAAGTGTCCCCGCCTCACCGGAGAGGTCAGCTGGTCACGATCAACAACCTCTTCATCACTGGTGGCCAGTTCATAGCCAGTGTGATCGATGGAGCTTTCAGCTACCTGAGACACAATGGCTGGAG GTACATGCTGGGTTTGTCTGTCGTCCCAGCAGTGCTGCAGTTCGTTGGCTTCTTCTTCCTGCCTGAGAGCCCCCGCTGGCTTCTCCAAAAGGGCCGCAGCCAAGAGGCCCGGCAAGTTCTCACCCGGATCAGAGGAGGCCGGAGCGTCGACGAGGAGTTCGACACCATCAGAACCACTATCGAGGACGAGGAGAAAGAGGCGGGTGCAG GTGGACTTGTTATCCTGCGGATCCTCAGCCACGGTCCGACTCGCAGGGCTCTCATCGTCGGCTGCGGCCTCCAGATGTTTCAGCAGCTGTCGGGGATAAACACTGTCAT GTACTACAGTGCGACCATAGTGCAGATGGCGGGGGTGCGGGATGATAAACAGGCAATCTGGTTGGCTGCTGCGACTTCTGCCACCAACTTTGTGTTCACCTTGGTCGGGTTCTGGCTGGTGGAGAGAGTGGGCCGCAGGAAGCTGACCCTGGGCAGCCTCTTAG GTACTGGTCTCAGTCTGGCTCTGTTGGCAGTCGGGTTCCTGCTGTCTGCTCAACATTCTCCACCCATCACCCTCCACCCAGCTGACCCTCAAAACTCAACCTGCAGATTATACGG gtCCTGTGAATCCTGCATGTTGGATCCAAACTGTGGATTTTGTTATCGTGAAAACGGCACCAGAGTGTCCGACTCCTCCTGTGTTCCTGCCAATCAAGAGTCCACAGATCACGCCACCTGGGGAAG GTGTTCCAACCAGACAGAGGGAGGTGACAGTGCGATCTGGGCCTACAACTACTGTCCAACGTCCTACTCCTGGGTCGTCCTGATGGGTCTCATCCTTTACCTTGCATTCTTTGCTCCAG gtATGGGCACCATGCCTTGGACGGTGAACTCAGAGATCTACCCACTGTGGGCCCGCAGCACCGGCAACGCCTGTTCATCCGGGGTCAACTGGATCTTCAACGTCCTGGTGTCTCTGACCTTCCTGCACGTCGCTCAGTTTCTCACCTATTACG GAGCGTTCTTCATGTACACCGGCCTGGTGGTGTTGGCTCTGCTCTTCGTCCTCGGCTGCCTCCCAGAGACCCAGGGCCTGCAGCTGGAGGACGTCGATAACCTGTTCACCGGTCCGCTGTGCTCCTGTGGAGCCTCCTCgtccaacaacagcagccacGTCCACTACATCCGG CAAGGTTTGGAAATGAGCCCAGCACAGTATGGAGCGACGGGGTCAGACAGTGCCATAGCCTATATAACT CTCAAATAA